The DNA segment TCTGCATGAGCTTGAGCACCGTCGTGTACCCCGTGCCCTGGACGGGCCTGAGGTCCTCGTGGACCTCACGCACCGTCGAGGGGCCGCGGCGCCAGAGGACGCGCAAGATCGCGAGCTCCGCGTCCGTGGGGAGCGACCTGTTCACCATGGCCCCATGATGTACGAAGTTCTTCGTAGATGTCAAGCGGAGCGCAGCATCATTTCCGCGCCGCCCGGCCGCGGCCCCCTCTTGTGCTGACCGTCCGTTCATGCCAAACAGCGGGGCCCAGAGGGAGGTTACCGATCACATGGCCATCACGTTTTATTACTCGCCGTACTCCAGCGCGGTTCGCACGCATTGGGCGCTCGAGGAGCTCGGCATCCCGTACGAGGGGATCCGGCTGGATCTGAAGGCGGGCGATCAGAAGAAGCCCGAGCTCCTGAAGCTGAACCCGAACGGCAAGGTCCCGACGCTCGTCGTCGACGACGTGCCCTATTTCGAGTCCGCGGCGATCAACATTCTCCTCGGAGAGAAATACGGCGTGGACAAGGGCCTCTGGCCCAAGGCCGGCACGCCCGCGCACGGGCGCGCGATGTCGTGGACGGTGTGGGCCGCGGCGTCGCTGCTCTCGGCCGGGACGCGGGTCATGTACAATACGTCGCCGGAGGCCCCGGAAGAGCAAAAGAATGCGGCGCAGGGCGAGGCCGCGCGCAAAGAGTTCGACGGGCTGCTCGACCTGCTCGACGCCGAGCTCAAGGACAAACCCTACCTGACCGGGGATACGTTCACGCTGGCGGACGCGCTCCTCGCGGCCGATCTGTGGTGGTACCAGATGGTGATCGTGCCCTCGCTGGCCCGCTGGCCCCACCTGCAGGCGTGGGTGGGCCGCTGCATGGAGCGGCCGGCCTTCAAGCGCGTCTCGGCGGGCTGAAGCCCGTCAGCGCGGCCGTGTCACGACGGGCGCTCCTGCCTCCGCCGGAGCGCCCGCCTGCACGGCCGTCACGGCCGCGTCGACCTGCGCCAGGATCGCGCGCGCGTGCGTGAGCATCGTCTCGCCCGACGGCAAGAGGCGCACCCCACGCGCCGTCCGCTCGAAGAGCGGGACGCCGAGCTCCTCCTCCAGGCTACGGATCTGCCGGGTCAAGGGCGGCTGCGCGATCCGGAGACGCGTCGCCGCGCGGGTCACGTTGCCTTCCTCGGCCACCGCCACGAAGTACTTGAGCTGCGCCAGGCTCATGCGAGATCGCTACCACGGCCCGGGCCCGGATCCAAGCGCCGCGCGAAAGCCATATCCAAACGGTATTGGACAACCGTCCTCGCGAGCCCTCATGCTCGCGGGCATCATGGCGACCATCGAGATTCATACGCTCCGCGCGGTCGAGGCCCTGCGCCACGCAGGCCGCGCCGCCGCCGCGACCCTCGCCACCGTGGCGGCGCGCCTCGCCCCCGGCGTGCGCGCCGACCAGATCGATCAATGGGTACGAGAGGACACCGCGCGCCGCGGCGGGCGCCCGAGCCAGCTCAACTACCACGGCTTCCCCGCCTCGGTATGCGTCAGCCGCAACCACGTGGTTTGTCACGGTATACCCACCGCAAAGGAGGTCCTCGCCGACGGCGACATCGTCAATGTCGACGTGACCACCGAGCTCGGCGGATATCACGGCGACACGTCGGCGACCTTCATCGTGGGCCGCTCCTCGCCGGAGGCGAGGCACGTCGTCGACGTCGCGCGCCGCTGCCGCGACGCCGGGATCGCCCAGGTCCGCGACGGCGCGCGGCTCGGCGATATCGGCGCGGCGATCGAGGAGCTGGCGCGCAAGGAGGGGTGCTCCGTGGTGCGCGAATACGGCGGCCACGGCATCGGCCGCGTGATGCACGCCGCCCCGCACGTGAGCCACGTCGGCAGGCGCGGCACGGGCCCGCGGCTCCGCGCGGGAATGGTCTTCACGATCGAGCCGATGGTCAACCTCGGGGGCGCGGCGGTCCGGCTGCTCGACGACGGCTGGACCGTGGTCACCGAGGACGGCTCCCTCTCGGCGCAGTTCGAGCACACGGTGGTGGTCACGCGGAATGGATGCGAGATCCTCACGCCCGAGCCCGAGGTGGCCATGGCCGTGGCGCTCTAGCCGACGCGAGCGTCGAATCTCGCGGCGCCGACGTGAATGCCGGCGCCCGCGGATTTGCCTCAGTTACACTGCTTCTCGAGCTGCTCGACCGCGGCGTTGCAGCCCTTGATCAGCCCGTCCCTCGTGGCGGGGTTCGCCGCGAGCGGCTTCCAGGCCTGCGCGCTCTGCTTCATCGCCGGCTCGAGCATGGGCTTGAGCTCGGGCTTCTTGCCCATGCAATCGGCGACCTTCTTGAAATAAGCGTCGCACTCCGGAACGCCGATCGACTCCGCCGCGGGCGCGGCCGCCGGCGCCGCCGCCGTCTCCGCCGGCTTGGCCTCGGGCTTCTCGTCTTTGCTGCAAGCCGCACCGAGCAGCATTGCGCTCATCATCACGAACCCAACCGCGAGTTTCTTCATTTCCGTCTCCGTCCTTCGTCGGCGCGCGCGCCGGGAGGTGGCATCCTGCCACAGACGCGCGCGCCGGATCGAAAAAGTGGACGAGTTCCCGCGAAGACCCGCTTTTTCCGCGGCGTTTGAGCTCAGGCCGGCACGGACTCCTTCTCGGCGCGGCTCCAGTGCCGGTGCTGCGCGATCGCCTTGATGAAGTCCTGGATGAAGACTGCGAGATCCTTGGCGCCGCGCACCGTGACCACGCCCTCGGCGCTGAAGGTTTGTCCCGCCGCTCCAGCGCTCGCCACCGTGACGCCCTTGATGTGCGAGGCGAGCAAGAGCTCCACGCCCTCGCCCGTCGCGCCGATGGGCTTGTTGTGCCGGAAGGCCTCGTTGACGAAATGGATCGGATCCCCGAGCTTCTTCATCGCCTCGACGCTCGCCGCTCCGCCGGGCACGAAGACCGCGTCGTAAAGGACGGATCCGACGTGGATGCTCGCCTGATCAACCTCGACGTCGCTTCCCTCCGCGGCCTCGATCGTGCCGAGCGTCGACGAGATCACGTGCACCTCGGCCCCTTCCGCGACGAGCGCGCTCTTCACCGCCGAGAGCTCCGCGAGGCTCACGCCTTTCTCCGCGAGGACGGCGACGCGGCGGGTACGAATCGAGCTCTTCACGGTGTTCTCCATGCTGAGCGCGGGCGATTCGGACACGGAGCGCTTCGTCGTGATCTTCTGCGCCGCGGCGTGCGCCGCCCTCTTCACGGCCGCCCCGAGGCCCGCGTGCCCCGTGATCCCGAGCCCCGCGGCCACGGCCTGGCCGAAAGCGGTGTCCACGCGCGTGAATTGCTCCACCATTCGCTCGCGGATCACCTTGCTCTCCACCTTGCCGAGTTCGAAGATGGCCGCCTTCACGAGGTGCTCCTTCTCGGGCGTGGAGATGCTCTTCCAGAAGAGCGTCGCCTGGCTGAAATGGTCGCCGAAGCTCTCGCTCCGGGCGCGTTGCTTCACCCCAGAGAGTTTTTCGGGGTAATGCGTGAACGCGCCCGCGCCGGGGCCCGCGACCATCGGGCAGCCGCCGCCGAGCGAATTCGGCGTGTAATGCGCGCGCCCCGTGGGGATCCGGTGCTGGTGGAAGCCGTCTTTCTGGTGGTTGTCCACCCGGGCGACGGGCCGGTTGATCGGGATCTGCGCGAAGTTCGGCCCTCCGAGCCGGGTGAGCTGCGTGTCGAGGTACGAGAAGAGGCGCGCGTGCATCAGCGGATCGTCGGTGAAATCGACCCCCGGGACGACGTTCTGCACGCAAAACGCGACCTGCTCCGTCTCGGCGAAGAAGTTGTCGGGGTTTCTGTTCAGCACGAGCTTCCCCACGCGCCGCACGGGCACGAGCTCCTCGGGGACGATCTTCGTCGGGTCGAGCAGGTCGAAATCGAAATCGTCCGCCTCGTCCTCCTCGATGACCTGCAGGCCGAGCTCGTACTCGGGATATGCGCCCTTCTCGATCGCATTCCAGAGATCACGCCGGTGGTAGTCCGGGTCCTGCCCGGCGATCTTCTGGGCCTCGTCCCAGACGAGCGAATGCACGCCGAGGAGCGGCTTCCAGTGGAACTTGACGAAGCGTGATTTGCCTGCCTCGTCGACGAGCCGGAACGTGTGGACGCCGAAGCCCTCCATCATGCGGAAGCTGCGCGGGATCGCGCGGTCCGAGAGGACCCACATGAGCATGTGCGTGATCTCGGGGACGAGCGACGCGAAATCCCAGAAGGTATCGTGCGCCGACGCGGCCTGGGGGATCTCGCGGTCCGGCTCGGGTTTGACCGCGTGCACCAGGTCCGGGAACTTGATTCCATCCTGGATGAAGAAGACGGGGATGTTGTTGCCTACGAGGTCGAAATTGCCCTCCTCCGTGTAGAACTTGACCGCGAAGCCCCGCACGTCGCGCACCGTATCGGCGGAGCCGCGGGAGCCGACGACCGTCGAGAAACGCACGAAGACCGGGGTCTTCACGGCGGGATCCTGGAGGAATCGTGCGCGGGTGAGGTCCTTCAGCGACGCGTAGACCTGGAAATACCCGTGCGCCGCCGAGCCGCGGGCGTGGACCACGCGCTCGGGGATCCGCTCGTGATCGAATCGGGTGAGCTTCTCGCGAAGATGGAAGTCCTCGAGCAACGTGGGCCCGCGGGCGCCGACCTTCAGCGAGTTGTCCGTGTCGTCGATCCGGATCCCCTGGTCGGTTGTCAGGTGCGTACCGGCCGGATCCTTGCGTTCGGCCTCCAGGTCGCGGATCTTCGCCTGCTCGTCGATCGAGGTTGTCTTGGTATGCGCCATCCTGCCCTCCCTCTCCACCGTTCGTCCCGCGCTCGAAGCGCGCGCAATGCGGGCTCGACATGACACGAAATCGATGCCCGAGCATGCCCGCTCGGCCGAATCTCGAATTTTAGGAAAGGAATGCCGTTCGACCGGGACGCGCCCGCGACGAAGTGTACGCACCTGCACAGATGGCAATTTCGTGCCCGACGGATGTCGGATGCGCTAAACATCACCTCGAACATGAACGAAGCTCCGAGCGGAAGCGCATCGCCGCCGAAGGTGGGAAAAAAGACGGGCCGGAGGGTTTTTCGCTGGCTCGGGATCGGATTGTCTTCGATCTTGCTCGGGCTCCTCGGCTGGGACGTGATCACGTTCGACCGCGGCACGTGGCTGCGTGATTTCGAGGCGCTCGAGGTCACGATGGCCAGGGAGTACGCGAACCTCGACTGGATGGTCGAGCGTCGCGGGGTCGATCCCGTGAAGCTCGATCGCGATACGCGCGCCGCGCTCGACGGCGCGTTCACGCGGGTGCAGGCCTTCCTCGCCCTCCGCCGGTTCGTCCGCGCCTTTCAGGATCCGCATTTCAAGCTGACGAGGGGCAGAGGCCCGAGCCCTGCACCTCCCCCTGCTGCCGAGGCGCCCGAGCCGCCCTCGCCGCCCGTCGCGAGCTGCGCGTCGGCGGGATACGAGGCGCGCGCCGTCGATTTCCGTTTTCCTTTCAAGAAAATGAAGGGGTTTGCCCTTGTACATGAGGCCCCATTCCCGGCCGGCGTGACCGGCGAGCTCGGGGTGATCCGAATCGCCCATTTCGGGGAAGACAGATACCTGGCGACCTGCGAGCAGGCATTCTCCGCGGGAATGGACGAGCGGGCCTTGAAGCTCGCGGTCCGCGCGAAGCTCCAGGAGGCGCTGCTGGCGGCGATCGGGTCGCTGCGTGATCGCGGGGCGAAGCGCCTGCTCGTCGATCTCACGGGCAATGGCGGCGGCACCGAGTGGGTCTCGGAGGCCGTCCCCCTGTTCACCGAGCGCACCCTGCATCGCAAAGAGGCGCGAATCGTCTCGCCGACCTGCGATCGAGCGCCCCTGTGGAGAGGCGAGAAGGTCTGCTCGATTTTCAGCGACACGCCGGAGACGACGACCCTCGAAGGCAGGGGCGCCTGGAAGGGTCCGCTGTTCGTCCTGACAGACCGTGGCACGGGCTCGGCCTCCGAGGATTTCGTCGCCTGGTTCAAGGACAACGGCGCGGCCACGATCCTCGGCGCTCGCACGGCCGGCGCGGGGTGCGGGTACGTCAATGGCGGGGGACGGTTCGCCCTGCGAGAGATCGGCTTCGACGTGCACATGCCGAACTGCGCGCGTTTCCGCGCCGACGGGACGAACGAGGTGGAGGGCATCACGCCGGACATCTCCCTCCCGCTCGACGAGGCCGACGAGAAAAAGATGACCGCGCTCGAGGCCGCGCTCGCCGCGCCGCGGCCCTGATCCTGCGACGACGCGCCGCGCCGGCGGGATTGAACCCCGCCGAAGAGGATGTCACCATCCAAGAAGTACGCCGCTCGGCCGTCTGGATGAAACCCATGCGCCTCGCCTCGCTGCCGCTCGCCGTGTCGCTCCTTTGCGCCTGCGGCTCGGCGCCACCCGCGCCATCCCTCGCGAGCCGCCCCGCGGCCACGCGAGGCACGCCCGCCGCAGCGCCCGCCCGGCCGCGCCTGCCCAAAAAAGACGTGCCCCTCGCCTTCGATCGTGGCCTCTGGCGCCTCGAAGGCACGTTGACGCTCCCCGCGCGCGAGGAGGGCGAACGTGTGCCCGCCGTGGTCATCGTGCATGGCAGCGGCCCCATGTCGCGCGACGGCGTGATGCGTGGACAGATTGGCCTCGGCTTCGGCTTCGAGATCCCCGTCTACCAGCGCCTCGCCGAGGCGCTCGCCGACCGCGGATACGCTGTGTATCGTTACGACAAACGCACGTGCGGCCAGTTCAACGCGTGCGCCGACACCGGCTTCACCTCCCTCCCGTACGCCCTGCTCGAGGTGGAGTTCGCCACGACCGAATACGTGCGCGACGCCGAGGCCGCGCTCGACGCGGTGGCGGCCCGCCCCGAGATCGATCGTGAACGCCTGTTTTTCGCGGGGCACAGCGAAGGCGGGGAGCTCGTCCCCGTGCTGCTCTCGGACCGCCCCGAGGTGCGCGCGGGCATCATGCTGGCGCCGCCATTTCACACGATGGCCGTCGTGCTGGAGCAGCAAAGCGAGCGCGTCCGCTGGTCGTTCACCATGGCCGGGCAGCCGGAGCGCGCCGAGGCGGAGGCGCGGGAGCTTCATGCCGCCGCGCAGGCGCTGCGTCACATCGAACGCGGCACGCATCTCGGCGCGCCCATCCTCGGGCAGCCGCCAGGGCTCTGGGAGTCGTGGATCGACCTCGCCCGGCAGGCGCCCGAGATCGCCGAAAACCTCGATCGGCCGCTGCTCGTGCTCGGCGGGAGCTACGATTACAACGTCGTCCCCTCGGAGATCGAGACCTGGGCGAAATGGCTCGACGGCTCGTCACGCGCGCCGCACCGGGTGCGCGTGCTCGATTGCGTCACGCACGCCTTGAACTGCATCACCCAGCCGGACGCCACGCGGATC comes from the Polyangium spumosum genome and includes:
- a CDS encoding LysR family transcriptional regulator produces the protein MSLAQLKYFVAVAEEGNVTRAATRLRIAQPPLTRQIRSLEEELGVPLFERTARGVRLLPSGETMLTHARAILAQVDAAVTAVQAGAPAEAGAPVVTRPR
- a CDS encoding glutathione S-transferase family protein; its protein translation is MAITFYYSPYSSAVRTHWALEELGIPYEGIRLDLKAGDQKKPELLKLNPNGKVPTLVVDDVPYFESAAINILLGEKYGVDKGLWPKAGTPAHGRAMSWTVWAAASLLSAGTRVMYNTSPEAPEEQKNAAQGEAARKEFDGLLDLLDAELKDKPYLTGDTFTLADALLAADLWWYQMVIVPSLARWPHLQAWVGRCMERPAFKRVSAG
- a CDS encoding alpha/beta hydrolase family protein, yielding MRLASLPLAVSLLCACGSAPPAPSLASRPAATRGTPAAAPARPRLPKKDVPLAFDRGLWRLEGTLTLPAREEGERVPAVVIVHGSGPMSRDGVMRGQIGLGFGFEIPVYQRLAEALADRGYAVYRYDKRTCGQFNACADTGFTSLPYALLEVEFATTEYVRDAEAALDAVAARPEIDRERLFFAGHSEGGELVPVLLSDRPEVRAGIMLAPPFHTMAVVLEQQSERVRWSFTMAGQPERAEAEARELHAAAQALRHIERGTHLGAPILGQPPGLWESWIDLARQAPEIAENLDRPLLVLGGSYDYNVVPSEIETWAKWLDGSSRAPHRVRVLDCVTHALNCITQPDATRITQDDIGRDISPAVVAEVSRFLDAHASRARLTEAGR
- the map gene encoding type I methionyl aminopeptidase, which codes for MATIEIHTLRAVEALRHAGRAAAATLATVAARLAPGVRADQIDQWVREDTARRGGRPSQLNYHGFPASVCVSRNHVVCHGIPTAKEVLADGDIVNVDVTTELGGYHGDTSATFIVGRSSPEARHVVDVARRCRDAGIAQVRDGARLGDIGAAIEELARKEGCSVVREYGGHGIGRVMHAAPHVSHVGRRGTGPRLRAGMVFTIEPMVNLGGAAVRLLDDGWTVVTEDGSLSAQFEHTVVVTRNGCEILTPEPEVAMAVAL
- a CDS encoding S41 family peptidase yields the protein MNEAPSGSASPPKVGKKTGRRVFRWLGIGLSSILLGLLGWDVITFDRGTWLRDFEALEVTMAREYANLDWMVERRGVDPVKLDRDTRAALDGAFTRVQAFLALRRFVRAFQDPHFKLTRGRGPSPAPPPAAEAPEPPSPPVASCASAGYEARAVDFRFPFKKMKGFALVHEAPFPAGVTGELGVIRIAHFGEDRYLATCEQAFSAGMDERALKLAVRAKLQEALLAAIGSLRDRGAKRLLVDLTGNGGGTEWVSEAVPLFTERTLHRKEARIVSPTCDRAPLWRGEKVCSIFSDTPETTTLEGRGAWKGPLFVLTDRGTGSASEDFVAWFKDNGAATILGARTAGAGCGYVNGGGRFALREIGFDVHMPNCARFRADGTNEVEGITPDISLPLDEADEKKMTALEAALAAPRP
- a CDS encoding catalase, translated to MAHTKTTSIDEQAKIRDLEAERKDPAGTHLTTDQGIRIDDTDNSLKVGARGPTLLEDFHLREKLTRFDHERIPERVVHARGSAAHGYFQVYASLKDLTRARFLQDPAVKTPVFVRFSTVVGSRGSADTVRDVRGFAVKFYTEEGNFDLVGNNIPVFFIQDGIKFPDLVHAVKPEPDREIPQAASAHDTFWDFASLVPEITHMLMWVLSDRAIPRSFRMMEGFGVHTFRLVDEAGKSRFVKFHWKPLLGVHSLVWDEAQKIAGQDPDYHRRDLWNAIEKGAYPEYELGLQVIEEDEADDFDFDLLDPTKIVPEELVPVRRVGKLVLNRNPDNFFAETEQVAFCVQNVVPGVDFTDDPLMHARLFSYLDTQLTRLGGPNFAQIPINRPVARVDNHQKDGFHQHRIPTGRAHYTPNSLGGGCPMVAGPGAGAFTHYPEKLSGVKQRARSESFGDHFSQATLFWKSISTPEKEHLVKAAIFELGKVESKVIRERMVEQFTRVDTAFGQAVAAGLGITGHAGLGAAVKRAAHAAAQKITTKRSVSESPALSMENTVKSSIRTRRVAVLAEKGVSLAELSAVKSALVAEGAEVHVISSTLGTIEAAEGSDVEVDQASIHVGSVLYDAVFVPGGAASVEAMKKLGDPIHFVNEAFRHNKPIGATGEGVELLLASHIKGVTVASAGAAGQTFSAEGVVTVRGAKDLAVFIQDFIKAIAQHRHWSRAEKESVPA